GGCGTTGTTCACGAGGATGTCGACCGAGCCCCATTTCGCGGTGGCGTCGGCGACCATGGCCTTCACGGCCTCGAAGTCCGTCACGGACGCGCCGCTGGCGATGGCCTCGCCACCCAGGGCCTGGATCTCGGCCACGACGGCCTCGGCCGGGCTGTGCGACGATCCCGATCCGTCGCGGGCGACGCCCAGATCGTTCACGACGACCTTGGCACCGCGCGCTGCCAGGGCCAGGGCGTGTTCCCGCCCCAGACCGCCGCCCGCACCCGTGACGATCGCCACCTTGCCGTCGAACCGAATTGCCATCGAACTGGACTCCCTTGTTCCGTCAGCCTGATATCAGGCCGCCGCGTTTCGCCAAGGGGGTGAGATGTGTTGAAACGGCGCCACAGTCGCCACATTGCGAACCGTAATGTGGAACCGGGACTGCAGTCTGCCGTTCGGCTTCCCGAGTGTCACGTGTATGCGTGGCCCTAGGGCATCAATCAATAATGAGGACGACATGAAGCTGAAACTTCTCGCCGGCGTCGCAGCTATGGGGCTTATGGCCGCTGGTGCTGCATCGGCTGAGCCGGACGGCTGGTACGGTGCGGTAGACGCCGGTTACCAGATCATCGACGACATCAACGCCGAGTCTTCGGTGACGGGTCAGAACTTCAATTTTGAAGTGAACGACGGCTGGGCTGCGTTTGCGCGCCTGGGCTACCGTTTCGACGCCAACTGGCGCGTCGAGCTGGAGGGCGGCTATCGCTCGGGCGACATCGGCACGGTTCGCGCCGTGTCGGGCACGAACGGCATCTGCAACTTCACGCCGGCCACGGGTCCCTGCTTCTCCCCGGAAGGCGACATCGAATCCACCACGCTGATGGCCAATGTCATCTATGACATCGGTGGCGAGTACTGGGGCGTTCGTCCGTTCGTGGGTCTGGGCGTCGGTGTGAACCGCGTCGCCGCTGACTTCGCCGGCCGTTACCGCCAGGGTGCCGGCTCGATCGTGGCCGACGACTCGTCGACCAAGTTCGCCGCCCAGGCCATCGCCGGCCTGAGCTACGCTGTCGGCGACCGCGCCAACATCGACCTGACCTACCGTTACCTGACGGGCGATGCCGAGTTCGACACCGTGTCGGCTCCGGTCACGCGCAACCAGGGCACGTTCGAAGGCGACTACGACCAGTCGCACACCGTGACGCTGGGCCTGCGCTATGCGTTCGGTGCCGACGAAGCGCCGATGGCACCTCCGCCCCCGCCGCCCCCGCCCCCGCCGCCTCCTCCGCCCCCGCCGCCGCCTCCCCCGCCTCCGCCGGCTCCGGCCCCGACGGCGCGTGAGTTCGTGGTGTACTTCGACTGGGATCGCTCGGACCTGACGGCGGAAGCCCGCTCGGTCGTGACGCAAGCCGCCACCTACGCCAAGTCGGGTCGTCCGACGCGCGTTCTGGTCGTCGGTTATGCCGATACGTCCGGCTCGGCCGCCTACAACGTGGGCCTGTCGAACCGTCGTGCCCGCACCGTGGCTGACGCCCTGGTGTCCAACGGCGTCAACGGCGGCGTGATCGCTCTCGACGGCAAGGGTGAAACCAACCTGGCCCGTCCGACCGCCGACGGCGTTCGCGAGCCTCTGAACCGTCGCGCCACCATCGGCATCAACTTCTAAGAACCGCTTCCACGGCCCGGCCCGGATCTCACGATCCGGGTCCGGTGCCCGGTGAACGGTCGCCGATGGGACGAAACACTTGACCGCCGGGCCTCGCGAGGGGCCCGGCGGTTTTGTTTGCGCTCAGGATCCCGGGATCAAGGCGGGGCAGCGAGCGGCCGCGTCGTGAGCGCCGGCGCCTCTCCGTCGCCTCTCCGGCGACACCGTCCGGGGGCTGACGATATGTGTCGAACAACCCACGATTATCCGGCGGTTCTGTGAAACGGGTCGTTTCCGATCGCTTTTCCGGACAAGCCGGTTGATCCCGGCGGATCACGGCGCGACAAGGAGACCCATGTCAAAGCGCTGCGCCTCGACGATCGTCTCTCCGACCGAAGCCGCCTTCGCCGTCCGTGCGAGCCACGCCTGAGCATGGCCGATGTCCGCATTCCCGCGCGCCGGCCGCGTCCGCCCGTCGACCGCCGCGTCGTGGCGGACCGTCGCGTGGCCAACGACACCACCCCCGTCCTGACGCCGGTTCCGGCCCCGACCGCGCTGGACCCGGCCCACGCCCCTCTGCAACACTCCCGCGCTCAGGCAGCGAGCGACCGCGTCGCGAGCGGTAGCGCCCTGCATCCTGCGAGCGATAGCGCCCTGCCGCTGGAAGGCCGCCACTTCCTGATCGTGACCGCGCCGTTCGGCCCGTTCGGCCGGGTGCTGGCGGCCGAGCTGGAGGCCAGGGGCGCCCGGGTCCGGCGCATGATCTTCAACATCGGCGACCTGGTCTACTGGCGTCGCCCCGGCGGCCTGACCTTCGACGGCGACGTGCGCGACTGGCCCGCCCGGCTGGCCGGACTGGTGACCGCCCACGGCCTGACCGACCTGGTCGTGTTCGG
This DNA window, taken from Brevundimonas subvibrioides ATCC 15264, encodes the following:
- a CDS encoding OmpA family protein → MKLKLLAGVAAMGLMAAGAASAEPDGWYGAVDAGYQIIDDINAESSVTGQNFNFEVNDGWAAFARLGYRFDANWRVELEGGYRSGDIGTVRAVSGTNGICNFTPATGPCFSPEGDIESTTLMANVIYDIGGEYWGVRPFVGLGVGVNRVAADFAGRYRQGAGSIVADDSSTKFAAQAIAGLSYAVGDRANIDLTYRYLTGDAEFDTVSAPVTRNQGTFEGDYDQSHTVTLGLRYAFGADEAPMAPPPPPPPPPPPPPPPPPPPPPPPAPAPTAREFVVYFDWDRSDLTAEARSVVTQAATYAKSGRPTRVLVVGYADTSGSAAYNVGLSNRRARTVADALVSNGVNGGVIALDGKGETNLARPTADGVREPLNRRATIGINF